A genome region from Camelina sativa cultivar DH55 chromosome 10, Cs, whole genome shotgun sequence includes the following:
- the LOC104719521 gene encoding indole glucosinolate O-methyltransferase 1-like: protein MTNHLQEPLTTSPKPGLTKEQEQLDEKLMSLQAFRIANSLAFPMVFKAALELGVFDTVAALGKDAWLSSSEIAFALPTKPINPEAPILLDRMLRLLVSHSIFKCRVVETGGNDQTGMTQRVYAAEPICRFFLNRGDDSGSLMTQFMLLQSEVFFKTWTHLKDVIQDGKDAFSSAHGMGIYEYIELDEQFAGIFNKAMSESSTMIMKKFLEIYKGFKDVKTLVDIGGGLGTIMNLVTRKYPEIKGINFDLAAIIATAHVYPGVEHVSGDMFIEVPKGDAIFLRRMLRDWNEKDCVKILTNCWKSLPEKGKVIIVDTVAPSEPKRDDDNFSNIVFGMDMLMLTQCSGGEMRSSSQFEALASAAGFHKCEITDLSYTYSIIEFHK from the exons ATGACGAACCATCTTCAAGAACCTTTAACCACTTCCCCCAAACCGGGTCTAACCAAAGAACAGGAACAACTTGACGAAAAGTTGATGAGCTTGCAAGCGTTCAGGATCGCCAACTCATTGGCTTTTCCCATGGTTTTCAAAGCTGCCTTGGAGCTTGGCGTCTTTGACACAGTCGCTGCGCTAGGCAAAGACGCGTGGCTCTCCTCTTCCGAGATAGCTTTTGCTCTCCCTACCAAGCCCATCAACCCAGAGGCGCCAATCTTGTTAGACCGGATGTTACGGTTACTCGTCAGCCACTCGATCTTTAAGTGTCGTGTAGTTGAAACCGGGGGTAACGATCAAACCGGAATGACCCAAAGGGTATATGCAGCCGAACCCATTTGCAGGTTTTTCTTAAACCGCGGTGATGACTCGGGTTCGCTCATGACCCAATTCATGTTGCTCCAGAGCGAGGTCTTTTTCAAAACTTG GACACATCTGAAGGATGTGATACAAGATGGAAAAGATGCATTCAGTTCTGCCCATGGCATGGGAATCTACGAATACATTGAGTTGGACGAACAATTTGCTGGTATATTTAACAAGGCAATGTCAGAATCTTCTACCATGATCATGAAGAAGTTTTTAGAAATATACAAAGGATTCAAAGATGTAAAGACTTTAGTTGATATCGGAGGAGGACTTGGCACTATAATGAATCTTGTTACTCGCAAGTACCCTGAAATAAAGGGCATCAATTTCGATTTAGCTGCAATTATAGCCACTGCTCATGTTTATCCAG gAGTGGAGCATGTATCAGGAGATATGTTTATAGAAGTTCCAAAAGGAGATGCAATCTTCTTGAGA CGGATGTTACGTGATTGGAACGAGAAAGATTGTGTAAAGATACTAACAAACTGTTGGAAGAGTCTGCCGGAAAAGGGGAAAGTAATAATAGTTGACACGGTTGCACCATCAGAACCAAAGAGGGACGACGACAATTTCTCTAACATTGTCTTCGGTATGGACATGTTGATGTTAACACAATGTTCCGGTGGTGAAATGAGGTCATCTTCTCAGTTTGAAGCTTTAGCCTCTGCTGCGGGTTTTCATAAATGTGAAATAACTGATCTTTCTTATACGTATTCTATTATCGAATTCCACAAATAG
- the LOC104720580 gene encoding uncharacterized protein LOC104720580 gives MINITKLTPNNYITWSLQVHSLLDGHDLANYVHGSTSIPALTVTANNETTPIPDYTKWRRQDKLIYNGLIGTLSPSIQHVFTKTTTATELWTRLAATYANPSWGYIQQLRLQLKQYPKGDESVDDYMQGLTTQFDQLALIEKPLEREEKVEFIIAGLREDYQSVIDQIEGREKPPSITKVHEKIFTSEAKLMISASSISTSVPAFANVPSCQHQSHNFNGKQTQRQTKPWNSTNQQQYQSSRPDNRNSRGYQGKCQLYGVFGHNVKRCSQLQQSNPASQPGLLLYPFHLWHPRAKFAAAYFNPWVMDIGSTHQRSLQSVTSLAIQWW, from the coding sequence ATGATAAACATCACTAAGCTCACGCCCAACAACTACATAACATGGAGTCTTCAAGTTCACTCCCTACTCGATGGGCATGATCTAGCTAACTATGTCCATGGCTCCACCTCCATACCAGCTTTGACTGTCACCGCCAATAATGAGACGACACCAATTCCAGACTACACCAAATGGCGCAGACAAGACAAGTTGATCTACAACGGTCTTATCGGCACGCTATCTCCATCCATTCAACATGTTTTCACCAAGACCACGACTGCAACAGAACTGTGGACCAGGCTTGCTGCCACATATGCCAATCCCAGTTGGGGATACATTCAACAACTTCGCCTCCAACTTAAGCAATATCCCAAAGGTGACGAATCTGTGGATGATTATATGCAGGGTCTTACCACTCAATTTGATCAACTTGCTCTCATAGAAAAACCGCTTGAACGTGAAGAGAAAGTTGAGTTCATTATTGCTGGCTTACGTGAAGACTACCAGTCTGTTATTGACCAGATTGAAGGACGTGAAAAGCCTCCCTCCATCACCAAGGTTCATGAAAAAATTTTCACTAGCGAAGCAAAACTGATGATTTCTGCATCCTCTATCTCTACTTCAGTTCCAGCCTTCGCCAATGTTCCCTCATGTCAACACCAATCACACAACTTCAATGGTAAACAAACTCAGCGCCAGACTAAACCTTGGAATAGTACCAACCAGCAACAATATCAGTCTTCAAGACCTGACAACCGTAACTCTCGTGGATATCAAGGCAAGTGTCAGCTCTATGGTGTTTTTGGACATAATGTTAAACGTTGCAGTCAGCTACAACAATCCAATCCTGCATCTCAGCCTGGTCTACTCCTGTATCCTTTTCATCTTTGGCATCCGCGTGCAAAATTTGCAGCAGCTTATTTTAATCCATGGGTAATGGACATTGGCTCTACTCACCAACGATCTCTCCAATCCGTCACTTCATTAGCCATACAGTGGTGGTGA